AGGATATTTTGCAAAAAAATTATCAATTACATTCATAACGTTCGTTTATTTGTAAAAGGCACTGCCATCTAGATATTCAAATACTTCCGGTGGCAGCATGGGTCGCACGTTTTTGCCGGCTTTTATCATCGCGCGGATTTCAGTGGCTGAAATTTCAATAACCGGGGCTTTTACCAATGAAATGTTTTTGTGCCGCTGAAACTCATCTGGGGATTCTGACCTGGTGAAAACCCTAGGATATACGATGATGTGGTGATTTTTCACTAAGGTTTCGGCATTTTTCCACTTCCCGAGATTTTCAAGATTGTCTTCTCCCATTATCAGGGCAAATGAATAATCCGGATATCTTTCTCTAAGGTAAGTAAGCGTATCTATCGTATAGCTGGGTTTCGGCAACGCAAATTCCACATTGGAGGCACGCATTTTTGGATAATTTTTAAGTGCCAGCTGCACCATGTCGAGCCTGTTATGATCGCTGAGTAAGGATTTTTTTTCCTTAAAGGGGTTATGCGGGCTCACCACGAACCACAACTCTTCCATATCAGAATTTTCGAGAATGTAATTCGCCAAAATAAGATGACCAATATGAATTGGATTAAAACTCCCGAAAAACAATCCCACTTCCTTCATAAGTACCGGAAAACCGCAATATTTATATAAATTTATGCGCCCGTAAAGATAAAGAATTTAATTGTCTTACGCTGGCAGCCACTTTATGGTCGCTGTAACGACTTTGCTTAAAATAAACTCCTGTAATTTCAGTTAATACAACTATTGAGATATATATTCTGCATAATGCTCCTCCTAAGCTGTCTTTACAAGGCACAGCAGCGCGAATATTGGCTCAAGGATCTGCAAACCGGCAACCAAACGAAAGTAAGCGACTCTGTGGCGGCCACCAAATTTCTGGATTCTCTGGCACAGAACAGTTATTACTTTACACAAGTAAAAGAGGTAAGACAAAGTGGGCAACGCATCGAAATAATTTTCGATAAAGGCCGTAATTACAATGAAGCGTATGTAATGCCGGATGAGACGCTGCGCCGAGATTTTCAGTTACTGCCTGAATTTTTCACCAAGAACATCGACTCACTGAAAAATACCTTCCACACCAAATATCGTGAGCGTGGCTTTGCCTTTAACAGGATCAGGTCGAAATATATTGGCCATCAAAACGGAATCCCAAAAGTAGAAATCACCGCTGTGACGGGTGAGCAGCGCAAAATCACCGGTTTTGAAATCCGAGGCTACGAGAAAGTGCCGCGGCGTTTTATCAGAAACCTCGAAAAAGAATTTACAGGAAGAATGTATCAGGAGCAAAATCTGCTGCAGATTCAGCAATTTTTGCAGAATCACCCTTTTATTTCGCTCGAAAAGCCGCCACACACGCTGTTCACCAAAGATTCTACACAGATTTTCTTGTTTCTGCAGAAGCGAAAATCCAATTCTTTTGACGGAATCATTGGTTTCGGTAATGATAAAGACAAAAAGTTTTCGTTCAACGGCAGCCTAAATGTAAACTTCAGGAATATGTTTAATGGCTTCGAAACCATCCATGTTTTTTGGCAAAGAAATCCTAATAAAGGCCAGACTTTTGACCTCAGCACAGATGTTCCTTACCTGTTTAAATCGAATATCGGCCTCAATGTAAACGTAAATATTTACAGGCAAGACTCCACATTTGCGAACGTAAAGTTTCTGCCGGGCGTGTATCTACATGTAGGCAACCGCCAGAAACTGGGACTGCGTGCCACTTTAGAAACATCCGCTGTTCTCGACAGCCTCTACACACAGGGCCGCGATTATAATAAGAAGGGCATTGGCATGTGGTACAGTTATACAGAACCCACTGAGGTGGAGCTGTTTCTGCACAAAACAAAAATACATGCTGAAGTTGATTTTATCACCACAAAATACGCAGACACAGCGCACAACACTACGCAACGACGCCTCTTTTTTTCTGGTGAAAGGAACTTTCATGTCTCTGGGAACCATTATCTTAATCTAAGAGGCGAAACAGCGCTGATGGATACGAAGGGAACCTTGGCTAACAATGAATTACTGCGTTTCGGTGGCTGGGATTCGTTTCGTGGGTTTAATGAAGACGCTTTGCTGTCCGATTTCTATTACTTTGGCACCGCCGAATACCGCTACTTGGTGGGCGAACAGGCCTTCTTCGATGTTTTCGGGCAGTACGGACAACTCAATAATAAAAGTCTGTCTTTAAAACCAAGATTATACAGTATCGGGCTCGGGTTCAACTTCTATCTGCCGATTGGTTTGATGAGTTTTCAAATCTCTAATGGTAACGAATTCGGCAACCCAATAAAATTTAGCGACACCAAAATCCATTGGGGTATCTTGAGCAGATTTTAGGGAATTACCTATCATTAATTAAAAGCCGCGGTCGTATTCTTTAATTGGTACGTTTACTGCTAACCACTGGGAACATTCATCATTAATTTAGCTATGGGTATTCTTGTGTTATTAAATTCTTACTGGCAGGAAATATTATGGGGTGCCGAGGAAACTGATTTTCTTTCGCAGGTAGCGGTACGCACGGTACTGATGTTCCTGATCATCGTCATTGCCCTCAGATTGTTGGGCAAGCGGGGCGTAAAGCAACTTTCGGTCTTCGAGCTTGTGGTGATCATTGGATTGGGCTCTGCCGCGGGCGACCCGATGTTTTACAAAGAAGTAGGAATCGTGTTTTCGCTTCTGGTATTTGTAATCATCATAGGTTTTTATGCCCTTATTACTTTTTGGGTGGCAAAATCTAAAAAATTTGAGGATTTGGTGGAGGGTAAATCGATCTGCCTGATTGAAAAAGGTGTTTTTACGATTGATAATTTTAAGAAAGAAAATCTGGGCAGCGAAGAATTTTTCTCCGAACTTAGGCTTAAAGGAATCTCACAGTTGGGACAGATAGAAACCGCCATCGAAGAAACATCGGGCGAAGTAAGTGTTTTCTATTATCCGCCTGAGGAAACCCGATATGGCTTACCCATCATGCTGAACTCTCTTGATAATCCGCTCACCTATATTGACAAAGCTGCACATTACTCCTGCACCTTCTGTGGTTATACAGAAGAAAAAACATCAGGACCCGCAAGCCCGTGTCCATCTTGCCAAAAAAAACAGTGGGTAAAATCTAGTAATAAAATAAGGATTACCTGAGTAATTTTCTATTAAAATCCCCTGCCACAGGTATTGTAGCAGGGGATTATTTTATTGATCTCTATAAATTTAGTATTGAAAAAGTGGTCTTCTATCCATCAGTTCATTCACTTTTTTCCGCACATCGGCGAGCACATCCTCATTTTTAAGGTTCATTACAACATCGTTTATCAGACCGGCAATGGTTTCCATATCGCTCTCTACAAGGCCGCGGGTAGTAATTGCGGCAGTACCTAAACGAATACCGGAAGTGGTGAATGCCGACTTATCATCAAAAGGCACCATGTTTTTGTTACACGTAATATCCGCTTTTACAAGGGCTTTTTCGGTTTCTTTTCCGTTTACGTTTTTATTGCGCAGGTCAACAAGCATCAGGTGATTATCCGTACCACCGCTTACAATGTCGAATCCGTTGGTGATCATTGCTTTAGCCAGCGCCTTGGCATTGGCCACCACCTGTTTTGCATACGTAGTGAAGCGATCATCAAGTGCTTCGCCGAAGGCCACAGCCTTTGCGGCGATTACATGCTCCAGCGGGCCGCCCTGTATTCCGGGGAACACTGCGCTGTCGAGTACCGCACTCATCATTTTGATGTCGCCTTTCGGGGTTTTGTGCCCGTAAGTATTTTCAAAATCCTGCCCCATCATAATAAGTCCGCCACGCGGTCCGCGCAGGGTTTTATGGGTGGTGGTGGTCACTATATGGCAATGTTCAAACGGTGAACTAAGTAAGCCTTTGGCAATAAGCCCTGCGGGATGAGCGATGTCTGCCCATAAAGTTGCACCAATTTCATCAGCGACTTCACGGAATTTCTTAAAATCGAGATCGCGGGAATAAGCGGAATAACCGGCAATCAGCATCTTAGGTTTCACTTCCAGCGCTTTTTGGCGCATGGCTTCATAATCGATAAGTCCACTTTCGCGGTCTACGCCATAGAAATGCGCTTCGTATTGAATCCCTGAGAAATTAACCGCGGAACCGTGCGTTAGATGCCCGCCCATCGAAAGATCAAGTCCCAGGATTTTGTCGCCCGGTTTCAGCACCGAAAGATACACCGCTGCGTTGGCCTGCGAGCCGGAATGTGGCTGAACATTGGCATAAGCCGCCCCGAAAAGTTGCTTAGCTCTTTCAATTGCCAGCGTTTCTACCTCATCCACTACTTCGCACCCTCCGTAATATCTTCTGCCGGGGTATCCTTCCGCATATTTGTTGGTAAGGACACTTCCCATGGATTTCATTACGCTATCAGAAACAAAATTTTCTGACGCTATTAGTTCTATGCCGTGTGTCTGGCGGAGTCTTTCCTGCTCAATCAGGTCAAATATTGGGTCCATATAAATACGATTTAAAGGGTAATTTAATGTAAATTCTCTCCGAAAAACATCAGGAAATGATTAAAATCTTTTGGGTTTCAGTTTATTCAATGATGATCTTCTGTCTTTCAAACATACGGAATTTTTCACGAAGAAAAAACTGCCCGAAAGCGATCCTCCCTTTCTGGAATATGTGCGTGTGTAATATAATTTTAAGTAATTTCGCCGCAGAAGTTTACACAGATGAAAATTGGCGACACAGTATCGGTAATCGACGACAACCTGAAAGGGATTGTAACTTCCGTACATGATGATGACGCAATCTTTCGGGACGCTTATGGTTTCACCCACCGTTTTCCAAAAGATAAACTGGTGGTCTATAATGCTTCGATTTACGAAAACATCCATACTGTAAGAAAAACCGAACCTGCAAAACCCGCTTCAAAAAAACATCAGCGTAAACATCTGGTGTTGGATCTTCATTTTGAGAACATGGTCACGGATCCCTCGGCATACAATCCCATGGAACGGTTATTTATGCAGAAAGAAAAGCTGGTGGAAACGCTGGAGTTTTGCAGGAAAAACAACCTGAAAAAGCTCGAGATCATACATGGCATCGGCGACGGCGTGCTGCAACGGATGGTACACGACTATCTGGCAAGCCAAGTCGGGCTTGATTTCGATGACCACGATTTCTTCTTCCATCAAAAAGGGAGCGTTTTGGTCTCTTTTAAATAATTTTTATTAAGGTTTCTTTGTATCAAGTGGCAGCAGCCGGAAATAGGTCGCGACAAATACGCCGTTTTGTACAGTGCCGCTAACTTCTGCCTGCCGAACGGTATTACAAAAACCGTGGGTGGCATGCGCATCCCCATGATCGTCGATTTTCGTCCCGTCAACAAAGTAGCTTTTTCCGCCGGTACGTATTGCCAGGTCGCAGCCTTTCTTATCCTTCATCTTGAACTGGCATTGCCCGCAGGAAGCTTCCACAACTTTTTTAACGAACGTTACCTGCTGTGCAGAGAGCGTGATGATACCGAAAAGGAAAAATAATGACAGGAGTTTTCGCATCTTGTTTATTTTAAGTAAAGTTAAACATTTACACAAATCGTCACACAACACACGGCCTGAAAAGGCTGACATTTTTTTAGTAAATTTGCCCACACGTTATCATTATGCAAAAACTTTCGCTGCTTTTTACCAAAGACGGTTTACAGTATCAACTCCTGAAAAACAAAACAGTTACGGAAGAACAGGCAAATTTTGCCGATGAACATTCGCCTGCTGATTTTATTGAAGAAAAACTTCTTAGGGTCTTAAAAAGTGGAAATGCGGGTCACATCTCCGTCATTTCGGCACTGAACCACTTTACGCTGATGCCCATGGGTTTTGCAGAGCATGAACTGGGGTATGACCTTATTGCCCTCAACGCGCCTGTCGTAAAAGAAGAAGAGGAACTGATGCTTTCGGTGAACAAAAAATATGGCGTACAGTTTTATTACACCTTCCCGAAAACGCTTTACCGAACAATAAAGGAACTGAAGATCCCGGCGAATTTCAATTTTTCAGGCGAGAAATTCCTTAACAGCATTACAGCGAAGAACCAAAAGGAAATCCACATCAACCTGTATCATCACCAATGTGAGTTTATTGCGCTCGACCGTAAGAAGCTGGTGCTTTATAATAATCTCGATGTAAATTCAGAGGTTGACTTTTTGTATTTCATCATGTTCACTTTAAGTAAGATTGGTTTTGGCACGCATGAAACGCAGTTTTTAGTCTATGGCGAAACTACCGAGAACGAAACCTTTATTTCAGAACTCCGCAAATTCGTGAAACATCTGAAAATTGTATATGATAACATCCCGAAGCGAAACTTCATGATGGAACAGAAATAACCTTAAAGAACCCGCACCACTATATGTACCGAATTATCTCCGGAAGATGGAAATCCAAACGAATTGCCGCCCCCAAAAACTTTGAGGTCAGGCCTACGACTGATTTTGCGAAAGAAGCACTTTTCAGCATTATCGAAAACCGTTTTAATATCGACATCAGTTCCGGCTCCGTGCTCGACTTATTCGCGGGCATCGGCTCCCTGTCGCTGGAGTTTGCTTCGCGCGGCTGCGAAGACATTACTGCTGTGGAGATGAATCCGCGGCACGCTGCCTTTATCGGCAGTACAGCAGCCATGCTGGATATGGCGCTTCAGGTAAATGTACAGCGCGGTGATGTGTATGATTATCTGAAGAAAAACCGAAACCGGAAAATGTACGATCTGGTGATTGCCGACCCGCCATTTTCTACCGAAGAAAAAAAGTATCAGGAACTTATTTCAATGGTTCTTAATAACCCTTATTTAAAACCACACGGCATCTTTATCCTAGAGCATCAAAGCCGCGTAAAATTTGAACATCCTAACCTGCTGGACACCCGAAAATACGGCAACGTAAGCTTCTCATTCTTTAGAGCCAATGAAGAACAGACTGCTGAAATTACCGAGGAAAATTAAGCACAAAAGCCTTTCACATTATGTGGAAGGCTTTTTTTATCTACAACACCTCTAATTTCAGATCGATGCTGTTTCCGAAGAATTTCTTTGAGATTTTTTCGAAGTTTTTGGTAAGATCCGAAAGGTAAAACTGATAACTGGGCTGCGGGTTTTTACCGTTAAGCAACTGGTTACGGTCTAAGATCATCCTAAGCTGGTTAGCCACAATCCCCGGCGAATCAATCACCCGTACGCGGTTGCCATAATACTGGCGGATTTCATTTATTAGTAACGGATAATGTGTACACCCCAAAATTAACGTCTCTATATTCTTTAATTTATTATTACTCAGGTAATTATAAATGATAGAATGTGTGATTGGATGGTTTTTAAAACCTTCTTCAATGGCCGGCACCAGCAGCGGAGTTGCCAACTCATCTACTTTGATAAATTTATTGTGCTTGCGGATGGTTTTTCGGTAAAGCCCTGAGTTTACCGTGGCTTTTGTAGCGATTACGCCAACATTGTTATGTATTTCATACGCTACTTTCTCCGCGACGGGATTTATGACATCAATGACAGGGACTTTACCTGCCGTTTCTTCCATTACTTCTTTTAAAGCATTTGCCGTGGCCGAGTTACAGGCTATGACGATGGCTTTGCAGTTCTTCTCGAGCAGGAAACGCGTAATTTTGGTGCAGTATCCTAT
This DNA window, taken from Chryseobacterium sp. 6424, encodes the following:
- a CDS encoding RsmD family RNA methyltransferase: MYRIISGRWKSKRIAAPKNFEVRPTTDFAKEALFSIIENRFNIDISSGSVLDLFAGIGSLSLEFASRGCEDITAVEMNPRHAAFIGSTAAMLDMALQVNVQRGDVYDYLKKNRNRKMYDLVIADPPFSTEEKKYQELISMVLNNPYLKPHGIFILEHQSRVKFEHPNLLDTRKYGNVSFSFFRANEEQTAEITEEN
- a CDS encoding DUF421 domain-containing protein — encoded protein: MGILVLLNSYWQEILWGAEETDFLSQVAVRTVLMFLIIVIALRLLGKRGVKQLSVFELVVIIGLGSAAGDPMFYKEVGIVFSLLVFVIIIGFYALITFWVAKSKKFEDLVEGKSICLIEKGVFTIDNFKKENLGSEEFFSELRLKGISQLGQIETAIEETSGEVSVFYYPPEETRYGLPIMLNSLDNPLTYIDKAAHYSCTFCGYTEEKTSGPASPCPSCQKKQWVKSSNKIRIT
- a CDS encoding DUF6370 family protein: MRKLLSLFFLFGIITLSAQQVTFVKKVVEASCGQCQFKMKDKKGCDLAIRTGGKSYFVDGTKIDDHGDAHATHGFCNTVRQAEVSGTVQNGVFVATYFRLLPLDTKKP
- a CDS encoding DUF3822 family protein, whose amino-acid sequence is MQKLSLLFTKDGLQYQLLKNKTVTEEQANFADEHSPADFIEEKLLRVLKSGNAGHISVISALNHFTLMPMGFAEHELGYDLIALNAPVVKEEEELMLSVNKKYGVQFYYTFPKTLYRTIKELKIPANFNFSGEKFLNSITAKNQKEIHINLYHHQCEFIALDRKKLVLYNNLDVNSEVDFLYFIMFTLSKIGFGTHETQFLVYGETTENETFISELRKFVKHLKIVYDNIPKRNFMMEQK
- the glyA gene encoding serine hydroxymethyltransferase, translating into MDPIFDLIEQERLRQTHGIELIASENFVSDSVMKSMGSVLTNKYAEGYPGRRYYGGCEVVDEVETLAIERAKQLFGAAYANVQPHSGSQANAAVYLSVLKPGDKILGLDLSMGGHLTHGSAVNFSGIQYEAHFYGVDRESGLIDYEAMRQKALEVKPKMLIAGYSAYSRDLDFKKFREVADEIGATLWADIAHPAGLIAKGLLSSPFEHCHIVTTTTHKTLRGPRGGLIMMGQDFENTYGHKTPKGDIKMMSAVLDSAVFPGIQGGPLEHVIAAKAVAFGEALDDRFTTYAKQVVANAKALAKAMITNGFDIVSGGTDNHLMLVDLRNKNVNGKETEKALVKADITCNKNMVPFDDKSAFTTSGIRLGTAAITTRGLVESDMETIAGLINDVVMNLKNEDVLADVRKKVNELMDRRPLFQY
- the murI gene encoding glutamate racemase, coding for MKKTLQDFSHLKPDQPIGIFDSGVGGLTVAKEIKRLLPNENLIYFGDTKHLPYGDKSREAIIGYCTKITRFLLEKNCKAIVIACNSATANALKEVMEETAGKVPVIDVINPVAEKVAYEIHNNVGVIATKATVNSGLYRKTIRKHNKFIKVDELATPLLVPAIEEGFKNHPITHSIIYNYLSNNKLKNIETLILGCTHYPLLINEIRQYYGNRVRVIDSPGIVANQLRMILDRNQLLNGKNPQPSYQFYLSDLTKNFEKISKKFFGNSIDLKLEVL
- the nadD gene encoding nicotinate (nicotinamide) nucleotide adenylyltransferase; the protein is MKEVGLFFGSFNPIHIGHLILANYILENSDMEELWFVVSPHNPFKEKKSLLSDHNRLDMVQLALKNYPKMRASNVEFALPKPSYTIDTLTYLRERYPDYSFALIMGEDNLENLGKWKNAETLVKNHHIIVYPRVFTRSESPDEFQRHKNISLVKAPVIEISATEIRAMIKAGKNVRPMLPPEVFEYLDGSAFYK
- a CDS encoding Smr/MutS family protein; translated protein: MKIGDTVSVIDDNLKGIVTSVHDDDAIFRDAYGFTHRFPKDKLVVYNASIYENIHTVRKTEPAKPASKKHQRKHLVLDLHFENMVTDPSAYNPMERLFMQKEKLVETLEFCRKNNLKKLEIIHGIGDGVLQRMVHDYLASQVGLDFDDHDFFFHQKGSVLVSFK